The genome window TTCCGAACcccctatagcaaaatcttggcaTTTTGGTGCCTAATCAACTCATCCAATAATCACTAGAAATTTTGAGTATCAGTGATCAAGACACCAAGAAAGCAAGCCGAGAATCAGATCACATCCCTATGAGATTGAGATCTCTTAGATTCTTTGGATCATTTCGCATTTCGATCACTTGGGTTAATGGAATTATTCTCGTTTTCATTGATTTCGACTTTTTGTATCAAGATTTCATGAGATCCGATCCGATTTGTAAAACACAGGTTCGAAACTAGTTGGTCGATCCGATCTTTATCCTCAATTCTTTATTAGTCGATCAATACCAGTAGTACACCGTTCTCGACGTCGATCGTTATTTAACCATGAGAGATGTAGCAATTAATTTTTCCTTATTAATGCTTATGCATTAAAGAGGAGATCGATAAAGTGGTTAGTACGGTAACTAAAGGAACCTTGCATTGATGGAAGTAATGCTttccttctaacacttagacGCGCATTCATAACACCCAGGCAAAAGCTTCAAATGTACACGCCCAAACCAGGAAGTAGAGTTTGCTTAATTAATATACGATTGGCTCGTCGATATATGATGAGCAAGTAAAGCGCACTAAAGACTCGCTGCACTCGGACGCTTCTCGAAACCGCGTGGTCACTTGTTCACTTACGTGGTTCGACGAAGGCGAGGAGCCGACGGTTCATGACGACGGTGAACTCGACCTTGTCCATGAAGTCCAACTTGGGCTCCGATGGGTGCAGCTGCCACTCGAACGCCTGCACCATCCTCGCCACCATCAGGCTAATGTGTGTCGTCCCCATCGCCAGCCCCGGGCATATCCTCCTCCCCGCCCCGAACGGTATCATCCTTATCCCTGCCGAGCCGGTGATGTCCGCCGTCTCCCCGCCCGTTATGAAGCGGTCCGGGTTGAACTCCAGCGGGCTCGACCACAGCCTGGGGTCCTCCGCGATCGTCGGCAGAAACAGCTCCAGGTTGGCGTCCGGCGGGATGTCGTACCCGCCAAGCTTCGCTGGCTCCACCGCCGCATGGGTCAGCGAGAAGTACGTTGGCGGGTGCTTCCTCAGTAGCTCCTTCACGAAGGCCTGCAAGTAGGGCATCTTTTCGACGTCACGGTCGTCGACTGGCCGGTCGCCGACCTTCGCAACGATCTCCTCGTAAAGATTGGCCTGGATGTTCGGGTCGTCGATGATGCGAGCCATGGCCCACTCGATGGCGGTGGAGGTGGTGTCCGTCCCACCGTTGATGAACTCCGAGCACAGGGTGACCAGCTGGGTTTCGGTGGGCGCCGAGTCGCGGCCTTCGACTTTGAGGTCGAGGAGGGAGTCCAGATAGGAGAAGGGAGCGGCGTTGGGCTCGAGGCTTGGGTCCTTTAAGATGGCCCGACGCCGGTTGATGAGGGCGACGATGGCCTCGACCTGCTCCTTCCTGATCTCGAGGACCTTCTTCTGGTGCTTGGCGTACAAGGGGCGGAGGAAAGGGAGGTAGTCGTCCATCCTGGGGCTGATGGTGAGCAGCACCCGCTTCATCATCTCGTCGATGCGCACGATGGAATCCTCGTCTAGCTGGACTCCGAAGGTCATGGAGAGAAGGATGGCGAAGACGGCGAAGCGGGCGTTGCGGAGGACCCACACGGCCCCTCCATTCGCCTCCGCCTCGGCGCGTAGGCGTTCGATGAAGCGGTCCATGGCGGACGTGCGGGCCGGGCGAAACTCGCGGAGACGGGAGGCGCTCAGCATACCGGAAACCATGTTGCGGCGGAGTGAGCGCCACTCGGGGCCGTAGACGGCCGAGTTGACGGTAAACTTGTTGCAACTGAAGACAGAGCGGATGGTGGTCTCCGCAGGGCGCGAAGCGAAGAGCTGCCCCTTCTCGATGAGAGCCTCGTGGGCGAGCTCCGGGCTGGTAACCACGATGAGGGTGCGCGCGCCCATGCGGAGAGTGAAGATGGGCCCGTACCGGAGGCGGAGGTCGCGGACGAGATGGATCATCGGCTTGCCCGCAAACGCCACTTGGAAGAGGTTGCCGACCAGTGGCCAACCCGGCGGGCCGGGGGGTAGTCTCAGCGCTTTGCCTCTCCTGTTACACCCAAGCATAACCAGCACAAGGAACGACAAGACCAAGGCCGAGGCCGTGAACAGGAGGTCAAAGTCAGGGGCGGCCATGGCGAAGACCATGGAAGAATCTGAGAACGAGCAAGCGTGCAAAGGTTAAGGGAAGAGGTTCACTGCAtgcgaggaggagaaagggatgaGAGCAGGATTTATAACGATGAGATCAGAATCAGATGCCGAAAAAACAGTTGCGAGGGATTAAATTGCACAGCTGTGAACCCTAAGCAAAACAAGTGGGGAAGAGAACCCATGGGTGGAGTCACGAAGTCACAAAGGCATCACACCGAACACCCCTATTACTTACTTATCCCCCTCCCTTTTACATCACATCAGGAGCTGCAGCCGCTGGTGCCTCTGTAGGGACTGTCGATATAAGTACAGACATACATGGAAGGTTGAAAAGAATAGTTCGCAGAAGCATGCGAGGGGTAAAAGCAAGGAGACAATCGAAACAAGGGTAGAGTGGAAGCAACGTAGTCGTAGTGAGTGGTAGCATGGGCTCGGAAATGGCGAACGGGCTTCATGTTCGGCATTTAAGAGCACAAACTTTTGGGTGTGTGATTCAATGCATGGGGTCCTCATGGGAACAAAAGGCTAAGCCAACGCACAAGTGCTGCGGCCTGCATGGGCGAAAGCTGATGAAGTGCTCGACGATATTACTCCTCTAACTTTTAAGCTTGCCGCTATGTATCTCCTTTTAATGGCTACTGGCCTTGGAAATCTCAACCACCCCTAATGCGTCCACAGTGGTCTCAGCCCGGACTTGGAAATCTATCATATTACTACAAGGTGACTGTCAAAAGGAACGAGTAAGAGGAGGTATGAACGATTTAAAGCAGAAACAACAAACAGTTGTGTCAAAGATAATTTGATGCAAGTTGTGTCAACATGTCTTCATTTAGTATAGATATAAATGTTTCTGTATGAATCAAAGTGGATGATGGTGCAATACTGTGCATCTTTGTGGTATGCACATAGCTTTTTGGCAAGGTAACTGATAGCATTAAGTTGCATCATAGTAGATATTGACACATTGAACAGTGTAATCAATGTTCTTAGGCATGCCATTTTGCTTACCATTTAATGTTATATTAGTGGTTCTCATGGAACTTGAGGATACACTTGGCTTGTTGATATGTAGGATTAATGTCTTCACTGATCTTAGTCTCCTTCTCTATTTGACTGTTGATTTGCATGGTTGTATCATTCCACAAGTATATATTTTGGATAATATCACTGTTAGTTATATAAAGAAAGGAAAAATATGCTCCTCCTCTCCATAGTCATTGACATTTGAAGCTTATCAAATTGAGCACCATAGTTTGCTAGGATGATTGTTGTATGTGGGAGTTACGTAGAACACTTTTATGCTTTCACTAAATTATTGTTGTAATCTGTGTGCCAAATTGTTATTGAAACCATTGACGTCACAAGTAGAAAAAGTGTTTCCTACTGAATCTAATTTGTAGAT of Musa acuminata AAA Group cultivar baxijiao chromosome BXJ2-3, Cavendish_Baxijiao_AAA, whole genome shotgun sequence contains these proteins:
- the LOC135607798 gene encoding cytochrome P450 77A2-like codes for the protein MVFAMAAPDFDLLFTASALVLSFLVLVMLGCNRRGKALRLPPGPPGWPLVGNLFQVAFAGKPMIHLVRDLRLRYGPIFTLRMGARTLIVVTSPELAHEALIEKGQLFASRPAETTIRSVFSCNKFTVNSAVYGPEWRSLRRNMVSGMLSASRLREFRPARTSAMDRFIERLRAEAEANGGAVWVLRNARFAVFAILLSMTFGVQLDEDSIVRIDEMMKRVLLTISPRMDDYLPFLRPLYAKHQKKVLEIRKEQVEAIVALINRRRAILKDPSLEPNAAPFSYLDSLLDLKVEGRDSAPTETQLVTLCSEFINGGTDTTSTAIEWAMARIIDDPNIQANLYEEIVAKVGDRPVDDRDVEKMPYLQAFVKELLRKHPPTYFSLTHAAVEPAKLGGYDIPPDANLELFLPTIAEDPRLWSSPLEFNPDRFITGGETADITGSAGIRMIPFGAGRRICPGLAMGTTHISLMVARMVQAFEWQLHPSEPKLDFMDKVEFTVVMNRRLLAFVEPRK